From [Clostridium] symbiosum, a single genomic window includes:
- the xseB gene encoding exodeoxyribonuclease VII small subunit, with product MEINENKKEAAAKEDLSIEEIFSELDGIIRNLEDGEVSLEDSFKYYEAGMKLVQTCSGKIDKVEKQILVLNGNNSEDVRQ from the coding sequence ATGGAGATAAACGAAAATAAGAAAGAGGCTGCAGCAAAAGAAGACCTTTCTATTGAAGAGATCTTTTCCGAGCTGGACGGGATTATCAGGAATCTGGAAGACGGAGAGGTTTCCCTGGAGGATTCTTTTAAATACTATGAGGCCGGCATGAAGCTGGTGCAGACCTGCAGCGGCAAGATAGACAAAGTGGAGAAACAGATTCTGGTGCTTAACGGCAACAATTCGGAGGATGTGAGACAGTGA